Proteins from a single region of Equus asinus isolate D_3611 breed Donkey chromosome 17, EquAss-T2T_v2, whole genome shotgun sequence:
- the PPP1CA gene encoding serine/threonine-protein phosphatase PP1-alpha catalytic subunit — translation MSDSEKLNLDSIIGRLLEVQGSRPGKNVQLTENEIRGLCLKSREIFLSQPILLELEAPLKICGDIHGQYYDLLRLFEYGGFPPESNYLFLGDYVDRGKQSLETICLLLAYKIKYPENFFLLRGNHECASINRIYGFYDECKRRYNIKLWKTFTDCFNCLPIAAIVDEKIFCCHGGLSPDLQSMEQIRRIMRPTDVPDQGLLCDLLWSDPDKDVQGWGENDRGVSFTFGAEVVAKFLHKHDLDLICRAHQVVEDGYEFFAKRQLVTLFSAPNYCGEFDNAGAMMSVDETLMCSFQILKPADKNKGKYGQFSGLNPGGRPITPPRNSAKAKK, via the exons ATGTCCGACAGCGAGAAGCTCAACCTGGACTCTATCATCGGGCGCTTGCTGGAAG TGCAGGGCTCACGGCCTGGAAAGAATGTACAGCTGACAGAGAACGAGATCCGTGGTCTGTGCCTCAAATCCCGGGAGATCTTCCTGAGCCAGCCAATTCTTCTGGAGCTGGAGGCGCCCCTCAAGATCTGTG GTGACATCCATGGCCAGTACTACGATCTTCTGCGGCTGTTCGAGTATGGTGGCTTCCCTCCAGAGAGCAACTACCTCTTCCTGGGGGACTACGTGGACCGGGGCAAGCAGTCTTTGGAGACCATCTGCCTGCTGCTGGCCTATAAGATCAAGTACCCCGAGAACTTCTTCCTGCTCCGCGGGAACCATGAGTGTGCCAGCATCAACCGCATCTACGGTTTCTATGATGAGT GCAAGAGACGCTACAACATTAAACTGTGGAAAACCTTCACCGACTGCTTCAACTGCCTGCCCATCGCTGCCATCGTGGACGAGAAGATCTTCTGCTGCCACGGAG GGCTGTCGCCCGACCTGCAGTCCATGGAACAGATTCGGCGTATCATGCGGCCCACAGACGTGCCTGACCAGGGGCTGCTGTGTGACCTGCTGTGGTCCGACCCGGACAAGGACGTGCAGGGCTGGGGCGAGAACGACCGTGGGGTCTCCTTTACTTTCGGGGCTGAGGTGGTGGCCAAGTTCCTGCACAAGCACGATTTGGACCTCATCTGCCGGGCGCACCAG GTGGTGGAAGATGGCTATGAGTTCTTTGCCAAGCGGCAGCTGGTGACACTCTTCTCAGCTCCCAACTACTGTGGCGAGTTTGACAACGCAGGTGCCATGATGAGCGTGGACGAGACGCTCATGTGCTCCTTCCAG ATCCTCAAGCCCGCGGACAAGAACAAGGGGAAATACGGGCAGTTCAGTGGCCTGAACCCTGGAGGCCGGCCCATCACCCCACCCCGCAACTCCGCCAAAGCCAAGAAATAG
- the TBC1D10C gene encoding carabin isoform X3, translating into MGAQAQGRPGAASHTGSPHVLQPVASGGTMAQALGEDLVQPCELQDDSSSLGSDSELSGPGPYRQADRYGFIGGSSAEPGPGHPPADLIRQREMKWVEMTSHWEKTMSRRYKKVKMQCRKGIPSALRARCWPLLCGAHVCQKNSPGTYQELAEAPGDPQWMETIGRDLHRQFPLHEMFVSPQGHGRGSCKYSRPTPCIGLNRATARPRALWLPCCSCICPQRRPSGAWYRSARSTSPATTGPTWCEGAVPCGADAGAPGAGHCRTAPGLPGAPGDTRCPANHPPSPAAGGGLHVPGAQRGPVRARPAAADQSPARPAARVGVRATPTATGPPARGSSHL; encoded by the exons ATGGGAGCTCAGGCCCAAGGCCGGCCAGGAGCTGCCTCTCACACTGGCTCTCCCCACGTCTTGCAGCCTGTGGCATCGGGGGGCACCatggcccaggccctgggggaggACCTCGTGCAGCCTTGCGAGCTGCAGGATGACTCCAGTTCTTTGGGGTCTGACTCAGAGCTGAGTGGGCCCGGCCCATATCGCCAGGCTGATCGCTATGGCTTCATTGGGGGCAGCTCGGCAGAGCCAGG ACCGGGTCACCCTCCTGCAGACCTCATCCGCCAGCGGGAGATGAAGTGGGTGGAGATGACCTCTCACTGGGAGAAAACCATGTCTCGGCGCTACAAGAAG GTAAAGATGCAGTGCCGGAAAGGCATCCCCTCGGCCCTGCGGGCCCGGTGCTGGCCCCTGTTGTGCGGGGCCCATGTGTGTCAGAAGAACAGCCCTGGCACCTATCAG GAACTGGCTGAGGCCCCTGGAGACCCACAGTGGATGGAGACCATAGGCAGGGACTTGCACCGCCAGTTCCCTCTGCATGAGATGTTTGTGTCACCCCAGGGTCATGG CAGGGGCTCCTGCAAGTACTCAAGGCCTACACCCTGTATCGGCCTGAACAGGGCTactgccaggcccagggcccTGTGGCTGCCGTGCTGCTCATGCATCTGCCCCCAGAG GAGGCCTTCTGGTGCCTGGTACAGATCTGCGAGGTCTACCTCCCCGGCTACTACGGGCCCCACATG GTGTGAAGGTGCTGTTCCGTGTGGGGCTGACGCTGGTGCGCCTGGCGCTGGGCACTGCAGAACAGCGCCTGGCCTGCCCGGGGCTCCTGGAGACACTCGGTGCCCTGCGAACCATCCCCCCAGCCCAGCTGCAGGAGGAGGCCTTCATGTCCCAG GTGCACAGCGTGGCCCTGTCCGAGCACGACCTGCAGCGGCAGATCAGAGCCCAGCTCGCCCAGCTGCCCGAGTCGGCGTCCGGGCCACCCCCACGGCCACAGGCCCGCCTGCCCGGGGCTCAAGCCATCTTTGA
- the TBC1D10C gene encoding carabin isoform X4 gives MAQALGEDLVQPCELQDDSSSLGSDSELSGPGPYRQADRYGFIGGSSAEPGPGHPPADLIRQREMKWVEMTSHWEKTMSRRYKKVKMQCRKGIPSALRARCWPLLCGAHVCQKNSPGTYQELAEAPGDPQWMETIGRDLHRQFPLHEMFVSPQGHGRGSCKYSRPTPCIGLNRATARPRALWLPCCSCICPQRRPSGAWYRSARSTSPATTGPTWCEGAVPCGADAGAPGAGHCRTAPGLPGAPGDTRCPANHPPSPAAGGGLHVPGAQRGPVRARPAAADQSPARPAARVGVRATPTATGPPARGSSHL, from the exons atggcccaggccctgggggaggACCTCGTGCAGCCTTGCGAGCTGCAGGATGACTCCAGTTCTTTGGGGTCTGACTCAGAGCTGAGTGGGCCCGGCCCATATCGCCAGGCTGATCGCTATGGCTTCATTGGGGGCAGCTCGGCAGAGCCAGG ACCGGGTCACCCTCCTGCAGACCTCATCCGCCAGCGGGAGATGAAGTGGGTGGAGATGACCTCTCACTGGGAGAAAACCATGTCTCGGCGCTACAAGAAG GTAAAGATGCAGTGCCGGAAAGGCATCCCCTCGGCCCTGCGGGCCCGGTGCTGGCCCCTGTTGTGCGGGGCCCATGTGTGTCAGAAGAACAGCCCTGGCACCTATCAG GAACTGGCTGAGGCCCCTGGAGACCCACAGTGGATGGAGACCATAGGCAGGGACTTGCACCGCCAGTTCCCTCTGCATGAGATGTTTGTGTCACCCCAGGGTCATGG CAGGGGCTCCTGCAAGTACTCAAGGCCTACACCCTGTATCGGCCTGAACAGGGCTactgccaggcccagggcccTGTGGCTGCCGTGCTGCTCATGCATCTGCCCCCAGAG GAGGCCTTCTGGTGCCTGGTACAGATCTGCGAGGTCTACCTCCCCGGCTACTACGGGCCCCACATG GTGTGAAGGTGCTGTTCCGTGTGGGGCTGACGCTGGTGCGCCTGGCGCTGGGCACTGCAGAACAGCGCCTGGCCTGCCCGGGGCTCCTGGAGACACTCGGTGCCCTGCGAACCATCCCCCCAGCCCAGCTGCAGGAGGAGGCCTTCATGTCCCAG GTGCACAGCGTGGCCCTGTCCGAGCACGACCTGCAGCGGCAGATCAGAGCCCAGCTCGCCCAGCTGCCCGAGTCGGCGTCCGGGCCACCCCCACGGCCACAGGCCCGCCTGCCCGGGGCTCAAGCCATCTTTGA
- the RAD9A gene encoding cell cycle checkpoint control protein RAD9A isoform X2 produces the protein MKCLVTGGNVKVLGKAVHSLSRIGDELYLEPLEDGLSLRTVNSSRSAYACFLFAPLFFQQYQVATSGQDPLRCKILMKSFLSVFRSLAMLEKTVDKCCISLNGRSSRLVVQLHCKYGVRKTHNLSFQDCESLQAVFDPALCPHVLRAPARVLGEAVLPFPPALAEVTLGIGHGRRVILRSYQEEEADSTVKAMVTEMSIGEEDFQQLQAQEGVAITFCLKELRVRLPAHTHHPVLPACPGPGLTALPLPSQGLLSFAESANLSLSIHFDAPGRPAIFAIEDSLLNGHFVLATLSEPYPHSQDLRSPELCRPAPQLQAHSTPLLDDFANDDIDSYMIAMETTVGCEGSRALPSLSLPPGLQPPCSPGPHSEEEEDEDEPSTVPGTPPPKKFRSLFFGSILAPAHSPQGPRPVLAEDSEGEG, from the exons ATGAAGTGTCTGGTCACGGGCGGCAACGTGAAGG TGCTGGGCAAGGCTGTCCACTCCCTGTCCCGCATCGGGGACGAGCTCTACCTGGAGCCCCTGGAGGACGGG CTCTCCCTCCGGACGGTGAACTCCTCCCGCTCGGCCTATGCCTGCTTCCTCTTTGCCCCGCTCTTCTTCCAGCAGTACCAGGTGGCCACCTCTGGTCAGGACCCCCTGCGCTGTAAGATCCTGATGAAG TCGTTCCTGTCCGTCTTCCGCTCTCTGGCGATGCTGGAGAAGACTGTGGACAAATGCTGCATCTCCCTGAATGGCCGGAGCAGCCGCCTGGTGGTCCAGCTGCACTGCAAATACG GGGTGAGGAAAACTCACAACCTGTCCTTCCAGGACTGCGAGTCCCTGCAGGCTGTCTTCGACCCGGCCTTGTGCCCCCACGTGCTCCGTGCCCCAGCAAG GGTCCTAGGGGAGGCTGTTCTGCCCTTCCCCCCTGCCCTGGCCGAAGTGACGCTGGGCATTGGCCATGGCCGCAGGGTCATCCTGCGTAGCtaccaggaggaggaggcag ACAGCACCGTCAAAGCCATGGTGACTGAGATGAGCATCGGGGAGGAGGATTTCCAGCAGCTGCAGGCCCAAGAAGGAGTGGCCATCACTTTCTGCCTCAAGGAACTCCGGGTGAGGCTCCCCGCACACACTCACCACCCTGTCCTCCCGgcctgcccagggcctggcctcaCCGCTCTGCCTCTCCCGTCCCAGGGGCTCCTGAGCTTCGCGGAGTCAGCAAACTTGTCTCTCAGCATTCACTTCGATGCTCCGGGCAG GCCAGCCATCTTTGCCATTGAGGACTCTCTGCTGAACGGCCACTTTGTCCTGGCCACACTCTCGGAGCCGTACCCGCACTCCCAGGACCTGCGCTCCCCGGAGCTCTGCCGGCCAGCGCCGCAGCTCCAGGCGCACAG CACACCCCTCCTGGATGACTTTGCCAATGACGACATTGACTCTTATATGATTGCCATGGAAACCACCGTGGGCTGTGAGGGCTCCCGGGCactgccctccctctcccttccaccTGGCCTCCAGCCCCCCTGTAGCCCTGGCCCCCactcagaggaggaggaagacgaaGACGAGCCCAGTACAGTGCCTGGGACTCCCCCACCCAAGAAG ttCCGTTCCCTGTTCTTTGGCTCCATCTTGGCCCCTGCACACTCTCCCCAGGGCCCCAGACCTGTGCTTGCTGAAGACAGCGAGGGTGAAGGCTGA
- the TBC1D10C gene encoding carabin isoform X1: MGAQAQGRPGAASHTGSPHVLQPVASGGTMAQALGEDLVQPCELQDDSSSLGSDSELSGPGPYRQADRYGFIGGSSAEPGPGHPPADLIRQREMKWVEMTSHWEKTMSRRYKKVKMQCRKGIPSALRARCWPLLCGAHVCQKNSPGTYQELAEAPGDPQWMETIGRDLHRQFPLHEMFVSPQGHGQQGLLQVLKAYTLYRPEQGYCQAQGPVAAVLLMHLPPEEAFWCLVQICEVYLPGYYGPHMEAVQLDAEVFMALLRRLLPRVHKHLQQVGVGPLLYLPEWFLCLFARSLPFPTVLRVWDAFLSEGVKVLFRVGLTLVRLALGTAEQRLACPGLLETLGALRTIPPAQLQEEAFMSQVHSVALSEHDLQRQIRAQLAQLPESASGPPPRPQARLPGAQAIFEAQQLAGARGGTRPEVPRIVVQPPEEPRPPRRKPQTRGKTFHGLLTRSRGPPIEGPSRSHRGSTSFLDTRF, from the exons ATGGGAGCTCAGGCCCAAGGCCGGCCAGGAGCTGCCTCTCACACTGGCTCTCCCCACGTCTTGCAGCCTGTGGCATCGGGGGGCACCatggcccaggccctgggggaggACCTCGTGCAGCCTTGCGAGCTGCAGGATGACTCCAGTTCTTTGGGGTCTGACTCAGAGCTGAGTGGGCCCGGCCCATATCGCCAGGCTGATCGCTATGGCTTCATTGGGGGCAGCTCGGCAGAGCCAGG ACCGGGTCACCCTCCTGCAGACCTCATCCGCCAGCGGGAGATGAAGTGGGTGGAGATGACCTCTCACTGGGAGAAAACCATGTCTCGGCGCTACAAGAAG GTAAAGATGCAGTGCCGGAAAGGCATCCCCTCGGCCCTGCGGGCCCGGTGCTGGCCCCTGTTGTGCGGGGCCCATGTGTGTCAGAAGAACAGCCCTGGCACCTATCAG GAACTGGCTGAGGCCCCTGGAGACCCACAGTGGATGGAGACCATAGGCAGGGACTTGCACCGCCAGTTCCCTCTGCATGAGATGTTTGTGTCACCCCAGGGTCATGG GCAGCAGGGGCTCCTGCAAGTACTCAAGGCCTACACCCTGTATCGGCCTGAACAGGGCTactgccaggcccagggcccTGTGGCTGCCGTGCTGCTCATGCATCTGCCCCCAGAG GAGGCCTTCTGGTGCCTGGTACAGATCTGCGAGGTCTACCTCCCCGGCTACTACGGGCCCCACATG GAGGCCGTGCAGCTGGACGCCGAGGTGTTCATGGCCCTGCTgcggcggctgctcccgcgcgtgCACAAGCACCTGCAGCAGGTGGGCGTCGGGCCCCTGCTCTACCTGCCCGAGTGGTTCCTGTGCCTCTTCGCCcgctccctgcccttccccacagtGCTGCGTGTCTGGGACGCCTTCCTCAGCGAGG GTGTGAAGGTGCTGTTCCGTGTGGGGCTGACGCTGGTGCGCCTGGCGCTGGGCACTGCAGAACAGCGCCTGGCCTGCCCGGGGCTCCTGGAGACACTCGGTGCCCTGCGAACCATCCCCCCAGCCCAGCTGCAGGAGGAGGCCTTCATGTCCCAG GTGCACAGCGTGGCCCTGTCCGAGCACGACCTGCAGCGGCAGATCAGAGCCCAGCTCGCCCAGCTGCCCGAGTCGGCGTCCGGGCCACCCCCACGGCCACAGGCCCGCCTGCCCGGGGCTCAAGCCATCTTTGAGGCCCAGCAGCTGGCAGGGGCGCGGGGAGGCACCAGGCCTGAGGTGCCCCGAATTGTGGTGCAGCCCCCAGAGGAGCCCAGGCCGCCCCGGCGCAAACCCCAGACCCGAGGCAAGACTTTCCATGGGCTCCTGACTCGGTCCCGGGGCCCCCCTATCGAAGGCCCCTCCAGGTCTCATCGAGGCTCCACTTCCTTCCTGGACACCCGATTCTGA
- the TBC1D10C gene encoding carabin isoform X2: MAQALGEDLVQPCELQDDSSSLGSDSELSGPGPYRQADRYGFIGGSSAEPGPGHPPADLIRQREMKWVEMTSHWEKTMSRRYKKVKMQCRKGIPSALRARCWPLLCGAHVCQKNSPGTYQELAEAPGDPQWMETIGRDLHRQFPLHEMFVSPQGHGQQGLLQVLKAYTLYRPEQGYCQAQGPVAAVLLMHLPPEEAFWCLVQICEVYLPGYYGPHMEAVQLDAEVFMALLRRLLPRVHKHLQQVGVGPLLYLPEWFLCLFARSLPFPTVLRVWDAFLSEGVKVLFRVGLTLVRLALGTAEQRLACPGLLETLGALRTIPPAQLQEEAFMSQVHSVALSEHDLQRQIRAQLAQLPESASGPPPRPQARLPGAQAIFEAQQLAGARGGTRPEVPRIVVQPPEEPRPPRRKPQTRGKTFHGLLTRSRGPPIEGPSRSHRGSTSFLDTRF; the protein is encoded by the exons atggcccaggccctgggggaggACCTCGTGCAGCCTTGCGAGCTGCAGGATGACTCCAGTTCTTTGGGGTCTGACTCAGAGCTGAGTGGGCCCGGCCCATATCGCCAGGCTGATCGCTATGGCTTCATTGGGGGCAGCTCGGCAGAGCCAGG ACCGGGTCACCCTCCTGCAGACCTCATCCGCCAGCGGGAGATGAAGTGGGTGGAGATGACCTCTCACTGGGAGAAAACCATGTCTCGGCGCTACAAGAAG GTAAAGATGCAGTGCCGGAAAGGCATCCCCTCGGCCCTGCGGGCCCGGTGCTGGCCCCTGTTGTGCGGGGCCCATGTGTGTCAGAAGAACAGCCCTGGCACCTATCAG GAACTGGCTGAGGCCCCTGGAGACCCACAGTGGATGGAGACCATAGGCAGGGACTTGCACCGCCAGTTCCCTCTGCATGAGATGTTTGTGTCACCCCAGGGTCATGG GCAGCAGGGGCTCCTGCAAGTACTCAAGGCCTACACCCTGTATCGGCCTGAACAGGGCTactgccaggcccagggcccTGTGGCTGCCGTGCTGCTCATGCATCTGCCCCCAGAG GAGGCCTTCTGGTGCCTGGTACAGATCTGCGAGGTCTACCTCCCCGGCTACTACGGGCCCCACATG GAGGCCGTGCAGCTGGACGCCGAGGTGTTCATGGCCCTGCTgcggcggctgctcccgcgcgtgCACAAGCACCTGCAGCAGGTGGGCGTCGGGCCCCTGCTCTACCTGCCCGAGTGGTTCCTGTGCCTCTTCGCCcgctccctgcccttccccacagtGCTGCGTGTCTGGGACGCCTTCCTCAGCGAGG GTGTGAAGGTGCTGTTCCGTGTGGGGCTGACGCTGGTGCGCCTGGCGCTGGGCACTGCAGAACAGCGCCTGGCCTGCCCGGGGCTCCTGGAGACACTCGGTGCCCTGCGAACCATCCCCCCAGCCCAGCTGCAGGAGGAGGCCTTCATGTCCCAG GTGCACAGCGTGGCCCTGTCCGAGCACGACCTGCAGCGGCAGATCAGAGCCCAGCTCGCCCAGCTGCCCGAGTCGGCGTCCGGGCCACCCCCACGGCCACAGGCCCGCCTGCCCGGGGCTCAAGCCATCTTTGAGGCCCAGCAGCTGGCAGGGGCGCGGGGAGGCACCAGGCCTGAGGTGCCCCGAATTGTGGTGCAGCCCCCAGAGGAGCCCAGGCCGCCCCGGCGCAAACCCCAGACCCGAGGCAAGACTTTCCATGGGCTCCTGACTCGGTCCCGGGGCCCCCCTATCGAAGGCCCCTCCAGGTCTCATCGAGGCTCCACTTCCTTCCTGGACACCCGATTCTGA
- the RAD9A gene encoding cell cycle checkpoint control protein RAD9A isoform X1, producing the protein MKCLVTGGNVKVLGKAVHSLSRIGDELYLEPLEDGLSLRTVNSSRSAYACFLFAPLFFQQYQVATSGQDPLRCKILMKSFLSVFRSLAMLEKTVDKCCISLNGRSSRLVVQLHCKYGVRKTHNLSFQDCESLQAVFDPALCPHVLRAPARVLGEAVLPFPPALAEVTLGIGHGRRVILRSYQEEEADSTVKAMVTEMSIGEEDFQQLQAQEGVAITFCLKELRGLLSFAESANLSLSIHFDAPGRPAIFAIEDSLLNGHFVLATLSEPYPHSQDLRSPELCRPAPQLQAHSTPLLDDFANDDIDSYMIAMETTVGCEGSRALPSLSLPPGLQPPCSPGPHSEEEEDEDEPSTVPGTPPPKKFRSLFFGSILAPAHSPQGPRPVLAEDSEGEG; encoded by the exons ATGAAGTGTCTGGTCACGGGCGGCAACGTGAAGG TGCTGGGCAAGGCTGTCCACTCCCTGTCCCGCATCGGGGACGAGCTCTACCTGGAGCCCCTGGAGGACGGG CTCTCCCTCCGGACGGTGAACTCCTCCCGCTCGGCCTATGCCTGCTTCCTCTTTGCCCCGCTCTTCTTCCAGCAGTACCAGGTGGCCACCTCTGGTCAGGACCCCCTGCGCTGTAAGATCCTGATGAAG TCGTTCCTGTCCGTCTTCCGCTCTCTGGCGATGCTGGAGAAGACTGTGGACAAATGCTGCATCTCCCTGAATGGCCGGAGCAGCCGCCTGGTGGTCCAGCTGCACTGCAAATACG GGGTGAGGAAAACTCACAACCTGTCCTTCCAGGACTGCGAGTCCCTGCAGGCTGTCTTCGACCCGGCCTTGTGCCCCCACGTGCTCCGTGCCCCAGCAAG GGTCCTAGGGGAGGCTGTTCTGCCCTTCCCCCCTGCCCTGGCCGAAGTGACGCTGGGCATTGGCCATGGCCGCAGGGTCATCCTGCGTAGCtaccaggaggaggaggcag ACAGCACCGTCAAAGCCATGGTGACTGAGATGAGCATCGGGGAGGAGGATTTCCAGCAGCTGCAGGCCCAAGAAGGAGTGGCCATCACTTTCTGCCTCAAGGAACTCCGG GGGCTCCTGAGCTTCGCGGAGTCAGCAAACTTGTCTCTCAGCATTCACTTCGATGCTCCGGGCAG GCCAGCCATCTTTGCCATTGAGGACTCTCTGCTGAACGGCCACTTTGTCCTGGCCACACTCTCGGAGCCGTACCCGCACTCCCAGGACCTGCGCTCCCCGGAGCTCTGCCGGCCAGCGCCGCAGCTCCAGGCGCACAG CACACCCCTCCTGGATGACTTTGCCAATGACGACATTGACTCTTATATGATTGCCATGGAAACCACCGTGGGCTGTGAGGGCTCCCGGGCactgccctccctctcccttccaccTGGCCTCCAGCCCCCCTGTAGCCCTGGCCCCCactcagaggaggaggaagacgaaGACGAGCCCAGTACAGTGCCTGGGACTCCCCCACCCAAGAAG ttCCGTTCCCTGTTCTTTGGCTCCATCTTGGCCCCTGCACACTCTCCCCAGGGCCCCAGACCTGTGCTTGCTGAAGACAGCGAGGGTGAAGGCTGA